GGGCGTCACGGCTCGGCATCGCGACGGGGTGGGGGCCGGTGCTCGTCGGCGGGGACGGCTCGCCGGACGCGGCGTAGTTTGAGAGCGAAGGCCAGGGCCGCCGCACCGAACAGCACGCCGGTGACCGCCAGCCACCGGCCGAGGTATACCCCTTCCGGCAACCGGGTGTCGTCTCGGTAAGGGATCGCCAGATCGAGGATGAGGGGGAACCACACGAGCAGCAGCACACCGGACAGGAAGGCGGGTACGCGCAGGTAGTTGATCCATGCCACGGTCGGTACCCGGCCAGTGCGATGCCGCAGCACGGAGTGAGCCGACAGGTCGGCGAACGAGTACAGAGGCAGCAGGATCAGGTCGTGAAGGACTGCCGCCCCCACGAACCAGATCGCCACCTCGAGCGGCCGAACGGCGAACAGGCGCACCATGGCGTAGGCCGTGAGGGCGAAGGAGCAGATCAGCACCAGCAGGTGCAGGGGCCCGGAGCCGTACCAGCGAACGAAGCGTGCCATGATCATGTCCTGAAGGTGAGCCGGTGCACCCACTTGGTGTTGTTCACGCCGGGGTTGGCCGGGACGATGATCCGGGCCGGATAGCCGTGGTCGAGCGAGAGGTCCGCGCCGTTGACACGCAGGGCGAGGAGAGATCGCGGGTCGTGGATCTGGTTGCCGCGCAGCACCACCGAGCGGAAAGCACCGCGCGATTGGACGGATTCCACCAGGACGCTTCCGGCCCCGGGCAGCCCGGCCATGGCGGCCAGGTCGGTGAGCCTGAGGCCGCTCCAGTGCTGGTCGTCGGTGGACCATCCCTCCACGCAGGCGATCGGCAGGAGAGCGTCGTGCCGGCGCATCGCCAGGAGCTGCGCGCGCGTGAAGACCAGCGTCGGTGCACGGCCGCGTACCTCCAGCCGCCACGCAGGACCCACATGTGCCGGGTTGATGCCGACGGCCGCGGCCGTCTTGTTGATCTGGAAGTCCATCGGGCCGCCGCCGGGGTTGCGGTTGTGCGGCGCGAACAAGGCGGTGTTCCGCAGCCGGCCGCCGATGCTCTGCCCGGCCGTGACTACCAGCAGGGCCAGCGAGCCCACCCCCACCAACCCCACGGCGCCACGCCGCGTCATCGTCGGCGCCGCGGGTGCGGTCGGCACCAGGCCGTCGGGGTCGGGCGGCTCGGGCACGGTGTGCGCGAGGTCGGTGCGCAGTTCCGTGGCCAGACTGCGTGAGCCCAGTGCGCGTGACATCCGGCCCAGTCTGAGGCACACATGGACGACGAACGCGGCGATGAACACCCACGCACCGTAGAAGTGCAGGGTGTAGAACGAGCCGGGAAAGACGTAGTACAGCTGAATGTTGAGGATCCCGGTCACGAACTCGAAGATGACGCCGCCCACCAGCATCAACAGGGACAGCCGCTCCAGACCGTGGGCGACACTCCGCACCGGCAGCCACTCGAACAGCTTCGGGATCACCGACCACAACTTGCCCAGCAGCACGGGCACGAGGACCACACCCAGCGTGACGTGCACGCCCTGGGTCAGCCGGTACAGCCAGTAGGGGTGCGTAGGCCAGTCGAACAAATAGAAACCGAGCAGGCCCTTGTCGGGCGTCATGTCATTGTGCGGGCCGAGATCGGGGTTGTAGGCGGCGTAGGAGAGCGCGCCGGTGAGGAAGAGCACCGGAATGCCGACCAGGAGCACCAGGCCGAACACCGACGTCAGCCAGGGACCGCGGATCGGACTGCGCCAGAACCCGGGCCGAAAAGGCCCCGGCGGCGCAGGCAGCTCCCCGATCCGCCGCGTGACAGCTGGGGCACGCGCGGCAGCCGCAGCGACACCGCCAGCCACAGCGGCGCCGATCCGCCGAAGACGCCACCGCGCATGCGCGTCCTCCGGCATCGGGCGCTCCGGCCGCCCGGATGAACCGGGCTGTGACGGTCGTCCGCCGTTACCCATCAGCCGCCTCCTCCATCCCAGAGCCCCGCCCTCAAGGGCGACCGGTCAACCCGTCAGAACGTCGTCCAGAACACGACTGATGAGACCACTACAGAATGTCACTTCGCCGGTCGACCAACCCTTTGCGTCGTCGTCAAGGCACAGGCTGATACCCGAGTGGCCGGACCCCGTCAGCCGAACGGTGGAGTCCCTGCCTCCTGGCTCTGCGTCGCTCAGCGCCGTCTGCTCGGGCAGGAGCGCGCGCAGGGTCCGGGCGGCATCGGCCGGGCCTGCGCCTTGCAGGGCGGGCTGCTGGTGGGTGACGGCGGCGACCATCGACTCACGCATGGCGGTGAGCAGAGCCGGGTCGCGCTCGCCCTCGGGCAGAGAGAACCAGGTCAGCACCGCGCCGCGCACGGTGGCGTGAATGAGGGCAGCCGCGAGCTTCTCGTCGACCCGTAGCCAGCCGCCGGCGGCCAGGCGGCGGATGATGCGAGGAGAGCGACATGCCCGACAAGCTGCGCATCGTAGGACTCGAGGAACACGTGGCCCTGCCCGTCCTGCTCGATGCCTGGGCGCGAGCGGGAGTACCCCGGATTCCGCAACTCGGCTACGGTGACGAGCCGTTCGCCGATGAGCCGAGTGAAACCGCTTGGTCCGGTCGACGACCTGTGTGTTGTTCAGTGGCCGATGCTGTCCAGTTCAGCCACGTCCTCGTCGGAGAGGGAGAGCCCGGCGCCTGCAATGTTCTCGCGCAGGTGGGCGGTTGACGAGGTACCGGGGATGAGCAGGATGTTCGGCGAGCGTTGCATCAGCCAGGCCAGCGCGACCGACATCGGCGTCGCCTCCAGCCGGCTCGCGACCTGCGAGAGGGCTTCGGACTGCAGCGGCGTGAAGCCTCCCAGGGGGAAGAACGGCACGTAGGCGATGCCGTTGGCGGCAAGGTGGTCCACGAGGTCGTCGTCGTGGCGGTGGGCAAGGTTGTACATGTTCTGCACACACACGATCGGGGCGATGCCGCGTGCCTCGGCAACCTGCTCCGCGGTGGCGTTGCTGACGCCGAGGTGGCGGATCAGGCCCTCCCGCTGGAGGTCGACGAGCGTTTCGAATGCTTCGGCGATCGAGCCGGGCTGGGGGCCCTCAGCGTCGCCCATGCGCATGTTGACCAGGTCAAGGGCCTCGACGCCGAGGGATTCGAGGTTCTCGTGGACCTGCTTGCGCAGGTCTTCGGGGCGCCGGGCCGTGGGCCAGCCGCCCTGCGCGTCGCGGGTCGCACCCACCTTGGTAGCGATGAACAGCGACTCCGGGTAAGGGTGCAGCGCTTCGCGGATCAGCTCATTCGTGATACGCGGTCCGTAGGCGTCGCTGGTGTCGATGTGGGTGATCCCGAGGCCGACCGCCTCGCGCAGGACGGCCAGGGCGCCGTCGTGGTCGGCAGGCGGCCCCATGACCCACGGCCCGGCGAGCTGCATCGCGCCATAGCCGAAACGGGTGATGGTCAAGTCACCCAGCGTCCAGGTGCCGCCAGGAAGAGCTGTGGAGGGCGTGTTCATCGTGATGCCTTTCACTTATCGCCAGGGGGTGGTGTCTCCGGCCCCCTTGCACCAGCATTGGAGACAAACTTCCCATCGGGAAGTAGGCACTCTGAAGTGCCTACTGATCTCTTCGGGTTGTTGTCGGGGGTGGTGACGTGTGGTGATCCCTGCGGTAGGCCGGTGGTATGCGGTATGCGCAGGGTGGTGGGCTGACCGCGGAGCGGCGGCACTTTCGCGAGCGGATCCGGTACGAGGCCGGTGAGCGGTTCACTCGCGGTGAGAGAACCGCAGTGATCGCGAAGGATCTGCGGGTCAGTGAGCGTTCGGTGGAACGCTGGCGCCGTGCCTGGCGGGAGGGCGGGATGGACGCGCTCGCCTCTGCGGGACCGCCGAAACTGCCCAAGTTGTCCGATGGCCAGTTCGCCGAGCTGGAGCAAGAGTTGGCGGTGGGGCCGGCCGTGCACGGCTGGGAGGACCAGCGGTGGACCTTGGCCCGGATCAGGGTGCTGATCGCCAGGAAGTTCAGGCTGGACTGCTCCCCGGCGGCGGTGTGGCGGCTGCTGCACCGGCACGGCTGGTCCTGGCAGTGTCCTGCCCGCAGAGCCCTCGAGCGCGACGAGCAGGCGGTGGGCCTGTGGAAGAAGGATGTGTGGCCGCAGGCGGAATGACTGCGGCGGCGCTGGGCGCGTACATCGTCTTCGAGGACGAGGCCGGGTTCTCGATGACGCCACCGCGCGCCCGCACCTGGGGCCGGCGTGGGCACACGCCGGTGGTGCGGGTACGCGGTCGTTCCTGGCGCCGCTGGTCGATCGCGGCGATGTGCTGCTACAAGCCCGGCGAGACCTCCCGGCTGATCTACCGGCCGCGCCGCCACCGCAAGCACCGGGGCAAAGGACGCGACACCTTCGCCTGGAGCGATTACCGCGACCTGGTCGTGCGCGCCCACATCCAGCTCCAGGCTCCCATCGTGCTGATCTGGGATAATCTCAACACCCACCGGGCTGCCGGGATGCGTGAGTACGCCGCCGCACACGACTGGCTCACCATCGTTCAACTGCCCTCATATGCACTCGACTTGAACCCGGTCGAGGGCATCTGGTCGCTATTACGGCGCGGCCCGCTGGCCAACACCGCCTTCACCGACGACGAGCACCTCGAACGCACCCTCCGCCGAGGTCTGCGCCACATCCAGCTCCGCCCCGACCTGATCGACGGCTGCCTCACCGGCACCGGACTCGCACTCACCCCGCTGCCGACAACAACCCGAAGAGATCAGTAACTAACCCAGGGTGAGAGGCGAGATCAGTGACGACGACGAAGGCCGACAAGAAGGCGGAGGACAACGCGTTCCTGGCGGTGTGCCCCAGCCGTCAGCTCCTCGACCGGATCTCAGACAAGTGGGTCGTCCTGATCCTGTGCGCACTGGGCGGTGACGCGTCCGAACAGCCAGGCGCATCGCACGCCCCGACGGCGATGCGCTTCTCCGAACTCGCCCGCTGGCCGGCGTCAGCCAGAAGATGCTGACCCAGACCCTGCGAGCCCTCGAACGCGACGGCTTGCTCATCCGCACCGTGACACCCACGGTGCCCGTCACCGTCACCTACGAGCTGACTGATCTCGGCCTCTCACTTCATCACCTGACACGCGGGCTCAGACAGTGGGCGCAGACCCACATGGACCAAGTCCTCGCCAACCGCGATAAGCACGACGCACGAGCTTCCTAGTGCTGGATTCCTCTTTCGCTTGGTATGTGTCCTGGTGGCGGGGTGGTTCGGCTACGCGGGGGGCGGGTGCTGGACGGTGGTGTTACGGGCACGGCCGAGCCGTGACGAGAGCGAGGAACAGCTCGTGCATCAGCTGTCGCGGGCGCGCAAGGCGACTCGTGATCTGGTCATGCGGGCACGGATGGTCTGCTGAGCTGGTCCGGACAGCGAGTGCCTGCCATCGCCGATGAGTTGAGGTGCAATCCCAAGACAGTTCGCCGGTGGCTGCACCGCTTCAACCGCTTGGGCCTGGACGGGCTGGAAGACCTGGGTGGACAGGGCCGCAAGCGACGGATCTCCGGGGCGGAACGCTCAAGAATCATCGGCCTGGTCAAACAGCCGCCTCCAGGTCGGCTGACCGTGCAGGCCGACGGCGAGCTGGCCGTGGCGGATGAGTCCGGGCCGCCGGAGTGGACCCTCGACGCGCTGGCCGCCGAGGCCGGACGGCTGGGCATCGGGATCGGTCGCAGCCAGGTCCGCCGGATCCTGTTGGCTGAGGGCGTGCGCTGGCGACGCACCCGTTCCTGGACCCGGTCGAAGGACGCGGACTTCGAGGGAAAAGGACCAGGATCATCGAGCTCTACACCTGCCCGCCCGAAGGCGCGACGGTCGTCTGCGCCGACGAGCTCGGACCGGTGATCCCTCGAACCATTCCGCCGGCGCCGGGCTGG
Above is a genomic segment from Streptomyces fodineus containing:
- a CDS encoding helix-turn-helix domain-containing protein — encoded protein: MPAIADELRCNPKTVRRWLHRFNRLGLDGLEDLGGQGRKRRISGAERSRIIGLVKQPPPGRLTVQADGELAVADESGPPEWTLDALAAEAGRLGIGIGRSQVRRILLAEGVRWRRTRSWTRSKDADFEGKGPGSSSSTPARPKARRSSAPTSSDR
- a CDS encoding molybdopterin-dependent oxidoreductase; this translates as MGNGGRPSQPGSSGRPERPMPEDAHARWRLRRIGAAVAGGVAAAAARAPAVTRRIGELPAPPGPFRPGFWRSPIRGPWLTSVFGLVLLVGIPVLFLTGALSYAAYNPDLGPHNDMTPDKGLLGFYLFDWPTHPYWLYRLTQGVHVTLGVVLVPVLLGKLWSVIPKLFEWLPVRSVAHGLERLSLLMLVGGVIFEFVTGILNIQLYYVFPGSFYTLHFYGAWVFIAAFVVHVCLRLGRMSRALGSRSLATELRTDLAHTVPEPPDPDGLVPTAPAAPTMTRRGAVGLVGVGSLALLVVTAGQSIGGRLRNTALFAPHNRNPGGGPMDFQINKTAAAVGINPAHVGPAWRLEVRGRAPTLVFTRAQLLAMRRHDALLPIACVEGWSTDDQHWSGLRLTDLAAMAGLPGAGSVLVESVQSRGAFRSVVLRGNQIHDPRSLLALRVNGADLSLDHGYPARIIVPANPGVNNTKWVHRLTFRT
- a CDS encoding aldo/keto reductase family oxidoreductase, whose protein sequence is MNTPSTALPGGTWTLGDLTITRFGYGAMQLAGPWVMGPPADHDGALAVLREAVGLGITHIDTSDAYGPRITNELIREALHPYPESLFIATKVGATRDAQGGWPTARRPEDLRKQVHENLESLGVEALDLVNMRMGDAEGPQPGSIAEAFETLVDLQREGLIRHLGVSNATAEQVAEARGIAPIVCVQNMYNLAHRHDDDLVDHLAANGIAYVPFFPLGGFTPLQSEALSQVASRLEATPMSVALAWLMQRSPNILLIPGTSSTAHLRENIAGAGLSLSDEDVAELDSIGH